The DNA window GCTATGTTGAATTGACCAACGCCGCCAACCGCGTTGTCATCTTTACCCACCCTGGCGGCAGTATTTATGTCAATGGGCAGAATATCGGCCAAACCGGCACAGTGATTTACGAAGGCCAGACGATTTATGTTTCTCAGATGCTCGTGCCCCAGATTCGCGCATATCTGAAAACGGCGGCCCCGGTTAAGCCGCTGCCCCAATATCCCTCGACTCCTTCGCGGCCCAGCGGCGGGCAGACCGTTGTGATTGACCCCGGTCACGGCGGAAAAGACCCGGGGGCCATCAGTTATCTGGGATATTATGAAAAAGAAGTCAATTTAAAAGTTGCTCAGAAAGTTGCCTGGCTCCTGAAAAAGCAGGGGGTCAACGTTATCATGACACGCAATAACGACACATTCATTGAATTGAATGAACGGGCCGAGATTGCCAATCGGGCCGGCGCCGATTTGTTTGTCAGTATTCACCACAATTCCCATACCAACCGGGCTCATCGAGGGTTTACGGTTTATATTTCTCCTAATGCTTCGGAGAAATCGCGGCGGGCCGGGCGGCTGCTTGAACGGTATCTGGCTCAGACGGGCCTGACCAGCAACGGCCTGCGGACCAACGATTACCGTGTTCTGGTTCGAACCAACGGCCCGGCGGTCTTAATTGAATGCGGCTATATCTCCAATCCGTCGGAAGCGGCGATTCTGTATGACGGCGAATTCCAGAACCGCCTCGCCTCGGCCATCGCTCAGGCCATCCTCGAGGCCTTATAGAGACAGAGCACTGCCCCTTCCGGCGGTTTACTGAATAGGGGTGCTTCAGAAAAAAACAGGACAGGTCTCTGCCCGGCTCAGTCCTGACCGCTTTGTGGAGAAGCAGCAGAAGAGGACGGCCGGTCTTTCCGGACAGACTGGGTCGCCTGCCGGGCGAGGTCTTCGGCCTGGCTGCGAAGATTGTCTGTCTGCTCTTTCAGTTCCTTGACGCGGCGGGACAGATATTTTTCGAGAATCCGGGCCAGTTCTTCCGCTTTGACGGGTTTGGAAAGGTAATCGTCGCAGCCGGCGGCCAGGCATTTTTCCCGATCACCCTGGAGCGCATTGGCGGTCAGGGCAACAATCGGTGTCTTAATCTGCTGTTTGCGAAGGATGCCTGCGGCCTGATACCCCGTCATCACCGGCATTTCCATATCCAT is part of the Anaerohalosphaeraceae bacterium genome and encodes:
- a CDS encoding N-acetylmuramoyl-L-alanine amidase — translated: MPRIWVGIVGLCVLGLILSGCQAPPKPAAPSAPPYMISVEQLAARLGLHVSFTAGRYVELTNAANRVVIFTHPGGSIYVNGQNIGQTGTVIYEGQTIYVSQMLVPQIRAYLKTAAPVKPLPQYPSTPSRPSGGQTVVIDPGHGGKDPGAISYLGYYEKEVNLKVAQKVAWLLKKQGVNVIMTRNNDTFIELNERAEIANRAGADLFVSIHHNSHTNRAHRGFTVYISPNASEKSRRAGRLLERYLAQTGLTSNGLRTNDYRVLVRTNGPAVLIECGYISNPSEAAILYDGEFQNRLASAIAQAILEAL